The DNA sequence GCACGTCTGCTCGTTGATCAGGTTGAGTGTGACCTTCTGCTGAGCGTGGGCTGTGTGGCACGTGACGCAGTTGGGGCCGCCGCCGGGGCTGGAAAGCAGCGCCCGGTAGTGGGCGCTTTGAATGTAATTGGCCCGTACGGCGATGTGGCATTTTCCGCAGAAGGCGGGAACTCCCGTGGGCGTGGGTTTTCCGAGGAAACCCTTCTTCCGGTCCATGGCCACCGCGGGATCGTCCGAATGCGGGTCGCCCCCATGGCAGTCGCTGCAGGTGATGGCGTTCTGAAAGTGGATACTGGTTTGCCATTCGTGCACGGGAGCGCCGTAGGCGCCCGACTGGCCGGCATGGCAGGTCACGCAGGAATCCTTGTTCTGCGCGTAAGCGGCAGCACAGATCACGAGCCCGGTCAACAGTAGGATTGTCCTCATTCTCTGTGTTCCTTTACGACAGGTAGCCCCATATCAGCATTCCCACGTATCCGATGACACCGAGGGTAGCAACGCCCAGGAATAGCCGGTGAAACCGCATATCGTCTTCACGGGAGCGATCGAGGAAGGGCAGCAGCAGGAGAACCACGCCTACACACATCTGAAGGAAGATGCCCAGAAACTCGTTGGGAACCGATTTGAGCACCTGATAGTTGGCCAGAAAATACCATTCCGGCTTGATGTGCGCGGGCGTCTCCAACGGGTTGGCCGGCCTCAGCGTGTCCGCCGGAAAGTTCAACTGCGGGAAGTAGAAAACGAGCACATTGAGGAGCGCGAGCAGGATGAAGATGGAAAAGAGCTCTTTCGTCAGCATATGAGGATAGAACGGCACCTTCGCCCTCGCCGCTTCCGACTTCGCCTTCGGCGCGGCGATCCCGGT is a window from the Armatimonadota bacterium genome containing:
- a CDS encoding cytochrome c3 family protein, with translation MRTILLLTGLVICAAAYAQNKDSCVTCHAGQSGAYGAPVHEWQTSIHFQNAITCSDCHGGDPHSDDPAVAMDRKKGFLGKPTPTGVPAFCGKCHIAVRANYIQSAHYRALLSSPGGGPNCVTCHTAHAQQKVTLNLINEQTCGACHTYDRAAKLKKTVQGMEDALTSTERRDERMFLEGMDEGRERQTLFSIRNRTHRLTHVLDVARITRELDGIRPDLTTLDAQIRVKERTVADRKRLGTGLMIFFLLSATIAWWAHEELMKPGDGEMPTDE